From Gemmobacter sp., one genomic window encodes:
- a CDS encoding hemin-degrading factor — protein MAERPSPQTIRALRAENPKARARDFAQTHGITEAELVAAYAGAHVTVIDATPDRLIPMVCQLGDVLALTRNESCVHERVGTYQDYHAGPMAQMVLGAEIDLRIFPSHWVHGFAVAEPGADGAVKRSVQVFDAAGDAIHKVHLRAESDVAAFDALVEALRLPDQSGALTLTPRAAVEPAKADPAKADALRAEWDGMTDTHQFLRMIRKFKMNRLGAYRVVGAPKARPLAVDAVTQLLHRASDQKVPVMIFVGNMGCIQIHGGPVDRIVPMGPWINVLDPRFDMHLRTDHIAEVWAVTKPTRTGDAISVEAFDAEGGLILQIFGYRKDTPAEPWNALVAGLPVAEEVLA, from the coding sequence ATGGCTGAACGGCCCTCTCCCCAGACCATCCGCGCGCTGCGCGCCGAAAACCCCAAGGCCCGCGCCCGCGATTTCGCCCAGACCCATGGCATCACCGAGGCAGAGCTGGTCGCGGCCTATGCCGGTGCCCATGTCACGGTGATCGACGCGACGCCGGACCGGCTGATCCCGATGGTCTGCCAGCTGGGCGATGTGCTGGCCCTGACGCGCAACGAAAGCTGCGTGCATGAACGGGTGGGGACGTATCAGGATTATCACGCCGGCCCGATGGCGCAGATGGTGCTGGGGGCGGAAATCGACCTGCGGATTTTCCCGTCGCACTGGGTGCATGGCTTTGCCGTGGCGGAGCCGGGGGCGGATGGCGCGGTCAAGCGCAGCGTGCAGGTGTTCGATGCGGCGGGCGACGCGATCCACAAGGTCCACCTGCGGGCGGAATCGGATGTGGCGGCCTTTGACGCGCTGGTAGAGGCGCTGCGCCTGCCCGACCAGTCGGGCGCCCTGACCCTGACCCCGCGCGCGGCGGTGGAACCGGCCAAGGCCGACCCCGCCAAGGCCGATGCCTTGCGGGCCGAGTGGGACGGGATGACCGACACCCACCAGTTCCTGCGCATGATCCGCAAGTTCAAGATGAACCGGCTGGGCGCCTATCGCGTCGTTGGCGCGCCCAAGGCGCGGCCGCTGGCGGTGGATGCGGTGACGCAGCTGCTGCACCGCGCATCCGACCAGAAGGTGCCGGTGATGATCTTTGTCGGCAACATGGGCTGCATCCAGATCCATGGCGGGCCGGTGGACCGCATCGTGCCGATGGGGCCGTGGATCAACGTGCTGGACCCCCGGTTCGACATGCACCTGCGCACCGACCACATCGCCGAGGTCTGGGCGGTGACGAAACCCACCCGCACCGGCGATGCCATCAGCGTCGAGGCGTTCGATGCCGAAGGCGGGCTGATCCTGCAAATCTTCGGCTATCGCAAGGATACCCCGGCCGAGCCGTGGAATGCGCTGGTCGCCGGCCTGCCGGTGGCCGAGGAGGTGCTGGCATGA
- a CDS encoding alpha-hydroxy acid oxidase, with protein sequence MRNAPQPLPHQRRRHVTSGSPARAQSIDDLRAMALRRLPRFSAEYLEGGAEEERALHGNRAAFDDYRLAPRILRDISSVDLSTNLFGRPMALPFGIGPTGFNGLLWPDGDRALAQAAAGAGVPFGQSTVSNATIAHIAAVPGLRHWFQLYCYGPDTVWQSLVDTAQQQGCEALVVTVDTPVIGNREWDRRNYAGPGRISLSAKVDTLFHPGWLWRTILQPGMPRFPNLEPFAPEGQRDLFGVAAWSSSNMRTEMDWAMLGRIRARWPGKLLIKGIQHVDDVRLAVDAGADGVVLSNHGGRQVDRAIAPLHLIAPARAAAGPDFALLVDSGFRRGADVVMALALGADAVLLGRATAYGLAAAGPAGAARALAILAEETRRAMQLLGVTRVADLSPAIFA encoded by the coding sequence TTGCGCAACGCCCCCCAGCCCCTGCCGCACCAACGCCGCCGCCATGTGACCAGCGGCAGCCCGGCCCGCGCCCAGTCCATCGACGATCTGCGCGCCATGGCGCTGCGCCGCCTGCCGCGCTTTTCCGCCGAATATCTGGAAGGCGGGGCCGAGGAAGAACGCGCCCTGCACGGCAACCGTGCCGCCTTTGACGATTACCGCCTGGCCCCGCGCATCCTGCGCGACATCTCGTCGGTCGATCTCTCCACCAACCTGTTCGGCCGCCCCATGGCGCTGCCCTTCGGCATCGGGCCGACGGGGTTCAACGGCCTGCTGTGGCCCGATGGCGACCGCGCGCTGGCCCAGGCGGCGGCGGGGGCCGGCGTGCCCTTTGGCCAAAGCACGGTGTCAAACGCCACCATCGCCCATATCGCCGCCGTGCCGGGCCTGCGCCACTGGTTCCAGCTGTATTGCTATGGCCCCGATACGGTCTGGCAATCGCTGGTCGATACCGCGCAGCAGCAGGGCTGCGAGGCGCTGGTGGTCACCGTGGACACCCCCGTCATCGGCAACCGCGAATGGGACCGGCGCAATTACGCCGGGCCGGGCAGGATTTCCCTGTCGGCCAAGGTCGATACCCTGTTCCATCCCGGCTGGCTGTGGCGCACCATCCTGCAACCCGGCATGCCGCGCTTTCCCAACCTGGAACCCTTTGCCCCCGAAGGCCAGCGCGACCTGTTCGGCGTTGCCGCCTGGTCGTCGTCGAACATGCGGACCGAGATGGACTGGGCCATGCTGGGGCGCATCCGGGCGCGCTGGCCGGGCAAGCTGCTGATCAAGGGCATCCAGCATGTGGATGACGTGCGCCTTGCGGTCGATGCCGGGGCGGATGGCGTGGTGCTGTCGAACCACGGCGGGCGGCAGGTGGACCGGGCGATTGCGCCCCTGCACCTGATCGCGCCCGCGCGGGCGGCGGCGGGGCCGGATTTCGCGCTGCTGGTCGATTCCGGGTTCCGCCGCGGGGCGGATGTGGTGATGGCGCTGGCCCTGGGCGCCGATGCCGTGCTGCTGGGCCGGGCCACTGCCTATGGGCTGGCGGCCGCAGGCCCCGCCGGCGCCGCCCGCGCGCTGGCGATCCTGGCCGAGGAAACCCGCCGCGCCATGCAGCTGCTGGGCGTCACCCGGGTGGCCGACCTGTCGCCGGCGATCTTCGCCTGA
- a CDS encoding FecR family protein: protein MPDRRQVLGGLAAALLPLPAHAAVLGSATVVQGRATLSRGQGDLMLTVGEALHEGDLVRTADASRAELLLTTETHITLGAGAELLVERYLADIGGRLVIGGPMVFDRPGSLPKVDLTIVTAFGEIGVRGTRFFAGPSNGVFAVFVQRGAVEVMAQGQTRRLGPGDGVNLPEGAPPGEVVQWGVPRILAAFASVGLVP, encoded by the coding sequence ATGCCGGATCGACGTCAGGTTCTGGGCGGATTGGCGGCTGCACTGCTGCCGCTGCCCGCGCATGCGGCTGTGCTGGGATCCGCCACGGTGGTGCAGGGCCGCGCCACGCTCAGCCGGGGTCAGGGCGACCTGATGCTGACGGTGGGCGAGGCGCTGCACGAGGGTGATCTGGTGCGCACCGCCGATGCCTCGCGCGCAGAGCTGCTGCTGACCACGGAAACCCATATCACGCTGGGCGCCGGGGCCGAGCTGCTGGTGGAACGCTATCTGGCCGATATTGGCGGGCGGCTGGTGATCGGCGGGCCGATGGTGTTCGACCGGCCGGGCAGCCTGCCCAAGGTGGACCTGACCATCGTCACCGCCTTTGGCGAAATCGGCGTGCGGGGCACGCGGTTCTTTGCCGGGCCGTCCAACGGCGTGTTCGCGGTGTTCGTCCAGCGCGGCGCGGTCGAGGTGATGGCGCAGGGCCAGACCCGCCGCCTTGGTCCCGGCGACGGGGTGAACCTGCCCGAGGGTGCGCCCCCGGGCGAGGTGGTGCAATGGGGCGTGCCGCGCATTCTGGCGGCCTTTGCCAGCGTCGGTCTGGTGCCGTAG
- a CDS encoding TonB-dependent receptor domain-containing protein has protein sequence MNMRAIFMLSLFSAASLPLMLAAQETSTTAKATELDPVTLTGAGYGTTTGTAPVSTVTAEDITRKQAGTLNDALRDAPAVITAGRGNILRSLPNIRGFGGTSHMANDPSAQVAVDGISTDGSRVYQNSSDMLVDPALMKRISVLTGPLASLEYGSGIAGGTVAMETINGADLTGDQPGIKARQLLGVNSNGDGWVTSSTLAWQPNRSVDFLLNYTRRSLDQQKDGNGTLINSPGFNVPSYLFKARYRINEANSLVFSINRSASAERDVPYGQATGAAAFGNVNRDRVGTVASLAWTYKPTGSDLVDLELKVSRSDQLIEILPLATSTGSFGAGATFAGRYDLVTDRVTLKNTARFQTGAVSHELRAGLDWSHLRRTAYGFDRATGGFSTVPDTAYGPSGSYTRMGIFAIDNMDFGNDLRVSTGARIERQKIQGRRVMGAATTYGPFETTARNIGFGVEKGLGRGFTAFGSAAYSEGLATLDVFHFTSPTRGGMYYGDTLQQNRNYEIGVKYAGDSVFAAGDRLTGSVSMYRTNVRHALFGPSTGGTSEYLGYKMQGVELAARYDMASGLYAQGVVTLADHKEQHYASTGTVIGAVWSDYLYNPGNQARLTLGKRWANGLDVSWSLQAQEKVKIVGKTTTTTHPGWGVNDLNISYTPQSGVLAGATIDFGIENVFDKTYKPTIAYLNEPGRNFKLTISKTF, from the coding sequence ATGAACATGCGCGCCATATTCATGTTGTCGCTGTTCTCTGCCGCAAGCCTGCCGCTGATGCTGGCCGCGCAAGAGACCTCGACGACTGCCAAGGCCACCGAACTGGATCCCGTCACCCTGACCGGCGCGGGCTACGGCACCACCACCGGCACCGCCCCCGTCAGCACCGTCACGGCCGAGGATATCACCCGCAAGCAGGCCGGCACCCTGAACGATGCGCTGCGCGATGCGCCTGCGGTCATCACCGCCGGGCGCGGCAACATTCTGCGGTCGCTGCCCAATATCCGCGGCTTTGGCGGCACCAGCCACATGGCGAACGATCCGTCGGCCCAGGTGGCGGTGGACGGCATTTCCACCGATGGCAGCCGCGTCTACCAGAACTCCTCCGACATGCTGGTCGATCCGGCGCTGATGAAACGGATCTCGGTGCTGACCGGGCCGCTCGCCTCGCTGGAATACGGATCCGGCATTGCGGGCGGCACGGTGGCGATGGAAACCATCAACGGCGCCGACCTGACCGGTGACCAGCCAGGGATCAAGGCCCGCCAGCTGCTGGGCGTCAATTCCAACGGGGACGGCTGGGTCACCTCCAGCACGCTGGCCTGGCAGCCGAACCGCAGCGTGGATTTCCTGCTGAACTACACCCGCCGGTCGCTGGACCAGCAGAAGGACGGCAACGGAACGCTGATCAACTCGCCCGGTTTCAACGTGCCGTCCTATCTGTTCAAGGCGCGCTACCGGATCAACGAGGCGAATTCGCTGGTGTTCAGCATCAACCGTTCGGCCAGCGCCGAGCGTGACGTGCCCTATGGCCAGGCCACCGGCGCGGCCGCGTTCGGCAATGTCAACCGCGACCGCGTGGGCACCGTCGCCTCGCTGGCGTGGACCTACAAGCCCACCGGCAGCGATCTGGTGGATCTGGAGCTGAAGGTCTCGCGCTCGGACCAGCTGATCGAGATCCTGCCGCTGGCAACCAGCACCGGCAGCTTTGGCGCCGGCGCCACCTTTGCCGGCCGCTACGATCTGGTGACCGACCGGGTGACGCTGAAGAACACCGCCCGCTTCCAGACCGGCGCCGTCTCGCATGAATTGCGCGCAGGGCTGGACTGGTCGCACCTGCGCCGCACGGCCTATGGGTTCGACCGCGCCACCGGCGGGTTCAGCACGGTGCCCGACACCGCCTATGGCCCCTCGGGCAGCTACACCCGCATGGGCATTTTCGCCATCGACAACATGGACTTCGGCAATGACCTGCGCGTCAGCACCGGCGCCCGGATCGAACGGCAGAAAATCCAGGGCCGCCGCGTGATGGGCGCCGCAACGACCTATGGCCCATTCGAAACCACGGCGCGCAATATCGGCTTCGGGGTGGAAAAGGGGCTGGGCCGCGGCTTCACCGCCTTTGGTTCGGCCGCCTACAGCGAAGGGCTGGCCACGCTGGACGTGTTCCACTTCACCTCGCCCACCCGCGGCGGGATGTATTACGGCGACACGCTGCAACAGAACCGCAACTATGAAATCGGCGTGAAATACGCCGGCGATTCGGTGTTTGCGGCCGGCGATCGGCTGACCGGATCGGTCAGCATGTATCGGACCAACGTGCGCCATGCGCTGTTCGGGCCGTCGACGGGGGGCACCAGCGAATATCTGGGCTACAAGATGCAGGGCGTGGAACTGGCCGCGCGCTATGACATGGCCAGCGGGCTTTATGCCCAGGGCGTCGTGACGCTGGCCGACCACAAGGAACAGCACTACGCCAGCACCGGCACCGTCATCGGCGCGGTTTGGAGCGACTATCTCTACAACCCTGGCAACCAGGCCCGCCTGACGCTGGGCAAACGCTGGGCCAACGGGCTGGATGTCTCGTGGTCGCTGCAAGCGCAGGAAAAGGTCAAGATTGTCGGCAAGACCACCACCACCACGCATCCGGGCTGGGGCGTCAACGACCTGAACATCAGCTACACCCCGCAATCGGGCGTGCTGGCCGGCGCCACCATCGACTTCGGCATCGAGAACGTGTTCGACAAGACCTACAAGCCGACCATCGCCTACCTGAACGAACCGGGCCGCAACTTCAAGCTGACCATCAGCAAGACGTTCTGA